Genomic window (Aricia agestis chromosome 15, ilAriAges1.1, whole genome shotgun sequence):
TAAAAATTACTTCCCATGATTTATAGgtaaatattcttttttaagGGGACTTCAAAGTCTTCtaaatttttatgaatttataattattaaaattaggagtaaataaatgttggatgaaataaatgatgatgataaaattcTACAAAATATTGGTTGATGGTTCGTTCAAACAACTTTAGGTACTAGTACataatcctactatcctacttcctactaatattataaaggcgaaagtttgtttggatgtatggatgtttggatgtatggatgtttgttactctttcacgcaaaaactacgaaacggattttaatgaaactttacaataatatagcttatacatcagaataacacataggctacaattttaaccgactctcaaaatgggggaggtgttatgttcgttttcttatattcaacgattactccgccgtttgttaaccgattttaaaaatttttgtttcagtatatagggtatcatcccaatttggtattatattcagaaaagtggtgatctgatgaaggatccataagtaatcgagggaactcctcaaaacttatagggaaacatgtggtgacttcggtttcgtgagaagtactagtaagattttgcacccatatacctggtataccgtggttcgggaggtgcttataatattatgtcttttgtcgtaaatcgtaatatagTTGATGTTAACATTATCCATTTATTCCTACcgaatattataaacctgaagagtatgtttgcttgaacgcgttaatctcaggaactacaggtccgatttaaaaacttatctcagtgttagatagatcatttatcgagtaagactataggctatattatattatcacgctaagactaatacgaccgaagaaactcaggaaaatgtgggagaaacgggggaaatattttttatgagaaaatgtacggtttctgtaaaattcctaatttaagcgggcgaagccgcgcgggacatctagtaatattataattatgtaataaaaatacgcTAGAAATTCTAATTATTAATCACAGATATTATAAGCCCGTCCGTCTGTTCGTTCCCGGGCAAGCGCGGATGTAATCCAGGTCCTCATAAATTTCCACGACCTCACATGAGGGAAgtacatttatttaattcattgtatttttctatattatgtgCCCGAATATTCGATTGTAATACAAGGTGTATTTTCCAGAATTGCTTGGAAACAAAATTACAATAAGTTTAGTCTGTTTCATGAAACTTCTGAAgggattttttttcaaaattttttaaaataagcatCATGGTCTTTGAGCCCCgactttaccctttgggtacattACGTCAATTTTATTACTTCACATCATAATAGGtcttaagaaataaaacaagtaATTACAGGCAATGATGATAGTATCATAGATTTACAGGTCTTGGTGGTCCACCTGCCAGCACCAAGAAATGCCAAAACTGTATGACTGAACTAAACTTTTGCATGGTTTAGTTCAGTCATGGCAGTTTTGGCATTTTTTTGGTGGTGCTTAATTTTCTATGACTGAACTAAACGATGCAATCTGGTCATTTTCCCTCATCATTACAGTAATTAGACATATGGCGGTATGGGGTATAAGTGATATAACAGGGTCGAACTCCGCTGACCATAAATTACGGGAACTGCGGACGATTTGTCCGCGAATCCCGTGTCAATGGCGGATTATCCCGGACAATTGTACCTAATCCAACAACATTGGGAGTATTTATTGTGGTCAACCCCTCCGATGAAGATTCTTGAGGAGAATTAATTGTCTTTACGAGTTGGAATCGAAACACGTAGTTATGTTTTGTGGGTATgtcaaaatcaattaaaattaaatatacttagtttGGTGCGAGCGTTGtattatccaaaaaaaaaaagataaacttttaaaatatcaaatttattaatttattgtctTGTgagatatttataaattttaaggtacGTGTGCTTTCATATTATCGTAGGTACAATTTTTCTGAGtaggttattaaaatatttcttatataaATGAGTTACTGCAATGCAATGCAAGTTAATCGGAAAAGTACAGTATAATGTCAAATTATTCTGTACTTTTCCGATTAACTTGCAACTCCTGACTCCATATTCTGCCCTTAATCATCTACAGTCGACCAAGAAAACGCGAAACATTCGGCCGGTAGTCCAGTCAATTTCCTAAGTGGTGTGTAATGACAGATTAGCGCTACCCCGCGCGCACCTGGGCCCGGGGACTCCCCGGCATAACTCACTCCACCCCGCCGAGCAATAAATTCATCACGATTAGTCCGGCCCTGTGTGGTGGAGAGCATTTTATTGCAGTTCATATTCATTTTTCTTGTCCATTTGTGCCAACGTGCTCCATAAGCCGCGAAAAACTCACAGATCCTCGGCAAGAATGAAAGAGAGGTGCCGTTTTTGACTTTCAGTGAAGCAAAGTAGCGACATTTAATTGTTGGAACCAGACAAAGCTAAAATTATGTTAACtagaaatatacttattattggTGTATTAGGTTATAATTAGGCGAAAGTGAATTAAAAGATACCTGTACCgttaatttaaaagaaaaagagcaatttaaatataattcttCTTTAATACTAACTATCAAATGTTTTCCCTACAATGTAACGTTTAATTTTTCTGCATCTTTTTCTTGTAATTCTATATCAACGTCGTTTTCAAAAGCCTTTTCCGCTTTCAGCCAATGTGGCGGTATTcttttctgcggtataggcttttCACTAAGCTCTTTAGCTCCTGCTGCATTTAATCTAGGTATTTTACTAGGTCTAACATTCTTCTCTGTATATTCTTTGTATCTCGAAATACCTACCTTTATTTCTGTTTCAGGCTGTGCTATATTAATGTGTAATGTTGGGGCCGTTTCTTTTCTAATtggaacatttttttcattgttCGCAGCTCTTTCTTGTCTTCTTATCTCTGTTGTACGTTTTCTAAttctaaatattttcttttcttttttcttcgGTGCTACAGGTTTGGTGCTATATGTATTCATAGTATCAGCTATTATATCATTTGTGCAAGGGTGTTGTAAAGTCTTACAGTTTTCTTCAATGTGTGTAAGAGCTTTACTTACTATGCCTTTTGAACTTTCTTTCTGAAGTTTTTGTGATAAGTGTTGAGAAGGATTTCTATGTCCTGCAGTACCAGTATCATTAATTTCTAAGGTTCCACCTACAGATGCCTCTTTAGTTTTGGCTTTCATTAAATACTGTGAATAATCAAAGTTTTGCAAAATCTTTTCACTTGAAAGTGCACCTTTATTGGATTTATGTGACTGACGAGATTTAGACTTATTTATGTTCTTCTTTCTGTCTACTTCACATTCAGTTTCAATGATATCACGAGGGATAGGTTTTGTTTTAGATTGAGATTTGATAAGTGGTTTGGATTCGGTACGTCTATCGTCGACGTATGGGATATTCTGACGAGAAAAGGCCGAATCTGTGCTATATCTAGTCCCGTATATAGAGGGTTGTAGGTTCATAGTGTTATAACTCCGATCACTAGAACTGCTCAAATAATGTATTTCACTATCAGTATCATCGTCAGTAGTGCCAAGATAGTACGCGTCTTTTTTATTctttcttttaaaacaaaacagtAGGTTCCattttcgttttctttttttctttttacagCAAACTACATAGTACAATGCCGGAATACACCAAACCAACTCTACGAATACAATAATGGCAATAATCACTTTTTTGCCAgaaaataagaaaaacgaaGTGTTGCAGGAATTAATGACTTTGTTGTAGCCAGATTTTAAAGACTTGAAGAAGTTTCCAGGCAGTTTACTATGGTTCATTAATCCAAGAACTCCTCCAAAAGGTACATAGAGGCAGTCATCGCTTAGATGAGGAGCAACATCAGTCATCAGCCACGACTGAAATCTGTTGTCAAAGTCCTTCCAATTATCAAAATTATTGACGCAATTCTGTATCAATTCGTAGTAGTTTACTAGAAATGTGGAAGAATTAGAGCAGTCCAGAGGAACTAAAGATGGGTTTTTGAGTGGCATAAACATTGTGCTAGGACAGATGTCCCAGTTAATAACTGGAACGGGAACAGCATATCCTGAATCCGATTTTTCGTAAAATGTTAGATCGTCACAGGTACCTTCGTAGTTCCTTGAATTACGCTTTTTGAAATCTGCCACATCAATTGGAAAATAGTTGATCAATTCTTCATCTTTCCTCCAGCCTTCTCCGTTAGTATTTAGTTCCTTCTTAATATCGTCATacaatttatttacctttaataCGTTATCCAAAGATATAGTCCCACCGTAGTATGAGTATTTGGATACTGGCAATACCCAGGATTTGAGGTAGCCTCCTATTGCATCTGATAAAGCATATTTCATTACATTTCTTGTTTCTGGATCGGTCTCTCGTTTTACAACATCATAGGAGTGATCAAAGTATCGTAGCAAATGATCAAGATATTCATCATTTATAGAATCTACTAGATTAGGAGACGGTAGAatgttttgtaaatgttttCGAGCTTCCAACATATTAATCGTAGTTGCATCCCAACATCTCTTATTTGTATCGGATTTTTTGAATAGAACTGATCCAACGTTGAGTTTTTCACCATCAAAATAAGCATTTATGTTAATAAacactataaataaatataaaattactaaattcaTTGTAAAAGAGAGTTCCAAATTAAACGTCTACAAAACATCTCTGACATCTGGATGTCACAGCAGAATGGACAATAATTATAGACAACTACTGGATGATTTGCTGGATgataggcatccattacacgctcatgcaagcggcagtcaattccgtcaatcatgaattatacGTTTGACTGATgatgactgatggactgacgaatgatATAAGAcggtcaaagccaaaattttcaaaggccatacgtttctaatttttttcctattttgtcagatttgacaacactcactcaaaattcgtgactgatgcatgaagcaaaaatcaagatatccagattttcgtcaatcaacttcatgcaaccgtctgtcacgctcttcACTTCACTTCACGGTAGGTTGTCCACCAGTTACAGCCTGACCAGACCAGATagcctaccgtgtaagagcgtttAACGAATGTTAAACGTAAAACGAAACGTAACGTAAAACGTAACGTAAAACGAAAAAACACGATTAACGATGACGAATATTCATAGACTAAATAGTCTATGAATATTCGTCATCGTTAATCGtggacccataaagttaatacctagcggaagttaatataggtacctaccttccgctaggtatattaactttatgcgtgGACCTAAATCTTTGACCTAAATACTGGAAATTCTGTAAATTCAGCAGCTTTTAAATATGtgcaccgattttgatataatttttttatctgtCAGGATAGAAGGTGTTTAAAGCATAATCAGATTGTTCACTTAAACATTTGAGGGtttcctaaaatattttttaccccTTTATCTACCTCAAATCAAACAGAAGCCCACTCCACACTACCGCAGCTATGGATCTGGGAATCGTACAGATCATACGTGTCATTTGTTAGCGGATCCCTCTCTGCCCCGCTTATAAATCACATGTtactaattatttcattaaacgTCTACATAATTGTTAACCAGCCTGTTTCTTGAGGGGAGGTTATACGGTAGATTTGTCTATGGAAGTAGTTATATTGGAGCTATATTGCAATGCACTTTAACAGTGGCTTCGGTTCGTCGCCAAATTAAGAATTGTCCCAAGTTATACAATGTAACTAGAGAGATGTTTTGCACTCCTTTCTATAGTATCCAAGACAGACTCAAGTACAAAGATATAATTTAGCAAGTGACCGAAAAtgctacaaaattaaaaaaaaaacgctgtTGACTCCTGTGTAATGTTTGATGTTCACTAAAGGGAGGGGCAGAAAATGTAATTACCTCTATCATTACTTTGCTTACTTCTTAATTGCGTTGCATTCTTTGAGAAGTAATTTGATTTTGGAAACATAGGTAATAACAAACGGATTTCAGAAGAAGAACTTTTGTTCTTGTCTGTACGATTCTGTCTCATTCTATGTAGAATTAACTAGCGGTAACACTAGCGTGACGACGGGACGCAAGTCGTGACGTCACGGCCAATTACCGTGACAGATCACCGCGAGACTGGCTGAGGAATTTCAATATAGGTCTGAACTCTACATAGGCGAGACACGGGAAGTTGAGGTCACTTAATAAGGACTACAATATGGTAACAacaatcccgccgacggaacaaaaagttttcaaagttcctggttcatggatgtgtattaaatattatatgtatcatagttataataaaaatcttaaatataacagcacattataaaagtattaaaatatttccgtTATCTTGTACCCGTACACCCGCGATAAAtacctttaggtacttagcgcGGGGCCATACTCACGTGGTGTTATGTGAGGTTACAATCCAAACAATAAAACACCCTGTAAAAAGAAAATCCAAAAAACACATTGCCTTTAAATTGCCATGCATAGCTTGAAGGAAGATTAATTAAATGGAATTTCAAAGAAAgctaaaacataaataataaatgcaCTACACGTTTTACATGGATGATGGAAAAGATCTAAGTAGCTTAAAATCTCCAGacatacttaatt
Coding sequences:
- the LOC121734472 gene encoding uncharacterized protein LOC121734472 is translated as MLEARKHLQNILPSPNLVDSINDEYLDHLLRYFDHSYDVVKRETDPETRNVMKYALSDAIGGYLKSWVLPVSKYSYYGGTISLDNVLKVNKLYDDIKKELNTNGEGWRKDEELINYFPIDVADFKKRNSRNYEGTCDDLTFYEKSDSGYAVPVPVINWDICPSTMFMPLKNPSLVPLDCSNSSTFLVNYYELIQNCVNNFDNWKDFDNRFQSWLMTDVAPHLSDDCLYVPFGGVLGLMNHSKLPGNFFKSLKSGYNKVINSCNTSFFLFSGKKVIIAIIVFVELVWCIPALYYVVCCKKKKRKRKWNLLFCFKRKNKKDAYYLGTTDDDTDSEIHYLSSSSDRSYNTMNLQPSIYGTRYSTDSAFSRQNIPYVDDRRTESKPLIKSQSKTKPIPRDIIETECEVDRKKNINKSKSRQSHKSNKGALSSEKILQNFDYSQYLMKAKTKEASVGGTLEINDTGTAGHRNPSQHLSQKLQKESSKGIVSKALTHIEENCKTLQHPCTNDIIADTMNTYSTKPVAPKKKEKKIFRIRKRTTEIRRQERAANNEKNVPIRKETAPTLHINIAQPETEIKVGISRYKEYTEKNVRPSKIPRLNAAGAKELSEKPIPQKRIPPHWLKAEKAFENDVDIELQEKDAEKLNVTL